The nucleotide window AGCCGACACTGTTAACCTGAACACTGTTGCCTTCACTAATTTCTACACGAATCGCAGAGTCAATCGGGTTAACAAGAAACTGTTCACCTTTCAGCAAAGCACCTGTACCACCAATATCAACCTGTCCTCCGGGGACATTCAAGAACTGGTCTGATGACGCGGTTGCTCTAACCCAAGACGCGCCATTATCAAGACTATAAGAATATTCAAGTGCACCTATCGGCGGAGCAGGTAGTACCGGAGCAGGCGTTGTTCCAGGAATACTTACAGAAGGATCATTTTCGATCCGAATAGCTATTGGACTTTTAAATACGCCTTTAGCTACAGGGGTAAGGCCAGGGTTAGCACCGTAGTATGCTGACTTTGCTTCACCATCAATGGAACCAGTGTAAATTGCAGCAGGTCTGATCACCATTGAGGTGTCCTGTTTTATCTCTTCACCTGCTGTGAAGTTTACTTCAACTCCACCAAGCTGCACTGAAAGAGTGCCTGCACCCGCTGGAATAGTAGTATCTTTCCAAGTTGCTCCCCCATCTTCTGAGAACTTAAATGGAATAGCTGCGGCACCAACGTTCTGCGTTGCTGTTGGTACTGGAAATTTAATCGCGACACTTTTTTTAGCGTCACCCTTAATACTATGTACAAGCGTTTGATTAGCATTTTTAACAGTTGCACCTAACCCGACTTCATACGCTGGTTTATTAATCGCAGCACCAGCAAATAATGAGTTACCTGCGTAGTCACCATTGGTAAGACCAATAAGCTGAACCTGAAGTTCGCGAAGTTCAGTTGCAATCAAATCGCGCTGTTGATCAGTGACAGTACCCGTAGAACCCTGGTTTGCCAGTTCCTGCATACGGATAATTGTTTTACTGATTGTGCCAAGCTGTTCGTTAGCAGTATCAAGCCACCCTTTGGCAGACTGAATATTTTCATCATACTGAGCTAATGAGTTGATGTGTGACTGCAGATCAAGAACCATTGCCGCCCCGCTAGGGTCATCTGAAGGACGGTTAATACGCTTTTGACTGGCAGCCTGTTCACCAATACGAAGGATTTCGCTCATTGAGCTTGTCATACCATTAAGGGACTGGGTGTATATCATACTATTGGAAATACGCATTATAACTCTCCTACACTAAGACTTCAGTCTAAGGATGGTGTCAAACATTTCATTTGCTGTGGTGATCAACTTAGATGCAGCATCAAAACTACTTTTATACTTAGTTAAGTTCATAAGCTCTTCATCTCTGTTTACACCGGCCTCAGACTGCTGACGTTTCTCAAGATCTTTACTTACAGTTTCGTTATAGACCTTGTTTCGTGATGCACCATCCATGTCAGCACCAACAAGCGCAGTCAGTGCGCTCAAATGCTTTGTGAATGTTGTAGAAGTACTTGTATGAATAGTATCCAGTGTGACGGCCTTATCCATTAACTTGTGTAACGCAGTCGCATTGGTATTATCGCCGCTGTTAACAAGTCCGAGCCCGTTAACAACACCTGCATTAATTCGTTTTGGGTCATTTTTAATACGTGCTTCAAGCTCAATATCTGCATTACTTGAACCACTGAAGTACGTATTGAGCCCCATGGCAGCAAGAACGCCTGAAGTATCTCCTGCAAACTCAAAACTTCCATCTGCTGTTCTTGAATTCAGCTTTAACTTACCACCTTCAATGGTAGCCAACATCTTTGGGGCACCAGTCGGTGTATCATTTATTGCATCAACAAGATCTTGCAAACTCATGCCTGGAGTTACAGGAATTTCAACTCGACCACCATCAGGGGCGCCCTGTGCTGTATATGTCTGAAGACTCAAAGTTCCATCAGTAATTTTATTCCCAAAAGTTAAGTTGGACTTGTTCAACGCTACGGTTGGGTCAACAACTGCATTGGTACTTATTGTTTCTTTGTAGTGCTCAAGTCCTGCCCCCTGTGAATGCTGATAATTGGTCTGCCAGATCAGTTCTTTTGTAAAGGCATCCATGCGCTCACGGTAACTTGCAATGCCACTGTCGCGAGCTGCCAACAAACCACCGAGACGCCCACCGCTAAGGCGACCTGCCTCATTTCCATAACCACCCAACGGGGTAATATTAACATGGTGTGCAGTTGTTTTTTTCCAGTACACAGCATCTTTGGCCACAACATTAAAGGAGTCAGCTTTTGACAAATCTGTTGCGGGAGCAGAATCTTCGAACCAAATGGAAACACCGTTAACAACTACTTTGTTATCTACATCACCAGATTGGAATTTACGCTCAACGCCTGATTCATCTGCAAGCCACGTTTTGCCACCGTCAGTTGAGATCCTGAATTCTGCAGTGCCAACCGCGCCCGTATTAAGCATTTCAACCTTAAGCTCCTGAGAGCTCTGGCCTTCAAATTTGATGGCACCGTTAAAAGCAGAACCAGTCGCCAAGTTTGTTGTGGCCTCTGGTCCCTTTTGAACCAATTCAAATGCGTTAATACCATCCACAAGTGTTTGACCAGCTTGAGTAATAACGGTGAAGGAACCGTCAGTCTGATGGATTGACTTAATAGGAAGTAACTCTCCAAGACTGCGGATCTTACGATCGCGTTCGTCCTGCAAAATGAGGTTTTCCGGCTGGGCCATAATGCCACGGTTCAATTCAGCAATATCTTTCATTAATCCGTTGGCATCATTAACGCCGAGCTCAATAGCTGTGTCAGTTGCCTGCTGCTCCTGCTTCAGAGAAGCACTCATTGTATGGAGCATTGTTGCCAAAGTGTTGGAGTACTCTGAAAGCTCCATCCGGTACGCAGAACTATCTGCGTCCTGAGTAAGGGCGTTCCAGCTTGAAAAGTACTTATCGAGCGCAGCAGAAAGTCCGTAATCTTTTTCGCCCTGCTTAAATAATGATTCAACGCTATACAATGTTTCCGCTTTTGCATTCCAAAACTGCTGCTGACCATTAGAGGACAAGTACTGCTGTTCAACAAAGTAATTGTAATGACGATTGAAATTAACCGCTTCAGCTCCAGTACCAAACTGTAAGCCGTTGCGCATAATTGGTGATCGTGAAGCGTAATTTACTGTAGTACGTGCGTAACCTTTCGTATTCTCATTGCTGAGGTTATTACTGGTGACGCTGATGCCAAGCTTGGCATTCATCATTGCATTATTGCCGATGGACATAAGATCATAAATAGACATTCTGTGTGCTCCTCATAACAAACCGGGTGTGCCGTTACATTCCTAAGCCGCTACATTGCTTTAGCAACGGCACATCAAATCAACTGACTATCGTTTAAGATTGATTGCTTCCTGAAGCATCTCATCAGATGTTGTAATCACTTTAGAGTTAGACTGATAACCACGCTGGGTAGTAATCAATTTAACCATCTGGCGAGACATATCTACGTTAGACAGTTCCAAGGTATTAGAGGATACAGTACCAAGGCGACCTGTATTTGCTGTGCCGATTACAGCCTCACCTGAAGAGGTGCTCTGAGCAAAAAGGTTGCCACCCTGAAGAGAAAGTCCCTGTCTGTTAGCAAAGTCTGCGAGACCAAGAACAAACAATTCTTCTCTACGACCGTTTGAATAACGACCGGAAACCACACCGTTTCTATCAACAGTTACTTCCTGAAGGAAACCAGCTGTATAGCCGTCCTGATTCATGCTGTGAGTTGTAGAAGCGAGATCGTATGAAGTTGCTGATTTATTAGTCTTATTAATATCTGCAGTTGCAATACTTGCAATATTCGCAACATTTGTCTCAGCATCAGCCATTGTTTGAGTGGCGTTCACATACTGTTTGGTAGCACTTTTTGAACTCATGCCGAAATCAAGAGCAATTCGCTCGGGTTTTTCGCCAGAAGACACATCATTAGTGTCGTTTACACCAGTAAGGTTAGAGAAGTTAGCAGTGAAAATCGGAAAACCATTTTCATCAAATTCAGCAGGCTTCCAACTTGCTTTAGCGTCTGCATTAGCAGGGGTAGCAAGAGCGCCTGCGTCATAAGTGTAAGCAGACATGTTTTCCATTGCGCCTGCGCTGTTGAAACTCATGGTTCCAGCCATCAAAAGTCCTTTCGCCTTTCGTGTAAAGGCAGCTGCGGGAGGGGCAACAACAGCAGGAACTTCCATTGCGGTACGGCCATCTTCATCAGGGTTGGTTGTAACAATGTATTCCCAAGTAAGCTTTCCGTCTTTATCTCTCGCTTTATCAAAATAAACGGTTACTTCATGAGCAGAACCGGCTTTGTCAAAAACATTAATTGTTTTCTGATACGAGTACGCATCATCACCAAGCGGCTTTGTTGGAGAGGCAGACCCATCCCATTTTGAGAAAAGCGCAAACATATCAGTTGCCTGAGTGCCAGTTGGAGCAACTGCAGGTGTCGTTTTATCAACAGCTTTTTTAGACAGGTTAATTGAAAGAGACACGATAGATGATTCTTTTGGTTCAGACTGGAATGAGTCCAGTTTAAGATCGCCAATAGCACCCTTTGTAACAGATGCTTCTGTTTTACCAGCTTCCCAACCCTGAACTCTCAATCCCTGAGGGTTAACAAGGTAGCCCTCTTTGTTGAAATTGAAGTTACCGGCACGTGTGTAAAATTTAGAACCATTTAAGGAGTCATTCACCATAAAGAAGCCACGGCCACCGAGAGCAACGTCTGTTACAGAACCGGTATTTTCGTATGCACCCTGTGAAAAATCCTGATAAATAGATGAAACACGAGCACCGTGACCAATCTGACCAACTGATGCGCCCAATGTCTTGCTGGAATAGAAAAGATCTTCAAACTGAACGTTTCCGCTCTTAAAGCCAACAGTACTTGTGTTAGCAATGTTGTTACCGAGCACTGACATGCGCTCTGCGTGAGTAGTAAGACCAGAAATGCCAGTGTACATAGATCCCATAACGCTCATAAATGCCTCCTTAGAAGCCGTAAATTCTGTGGGTAAATTTTGCCTATAATTTTATGTAGTTTTGTTAAGAAGGTGGGGTAAAAATTTCCGTCACCTTCTTAATAACTAACTCTATCCTTATAGTAGGCTTAACTGTTTTCGTTCTTGCTTTCTTCTTCGTCTTCAGTAGAAGGCTGCTCTACCCTTGTAATATCAATGAGATTTACAGTGCGGCCGCCTTCAAGTTCGAGAACAGTCTTTCCATCTTGCGAAGTAACGCCTGTAACCTTACCAGCAACTTTCGAGCCAACTTTAATAAGTTTACCGTTTTCATCGCGTGCTTCGAAACCGACAGAATATTGACCCTCAGGTAATTTACCCTGTGAGTTAGTACCATCCCAAGTAAAGGTATGTTCGCCTTTACCAGTTCCAGGCAGAACAATTGTATCAACGATTCGTTTTGAGGAATCATATACATGCGCCTTAACTGTTTCGACTTCATCAGGGACGGTGTAGTACACAGGACTACATCCAGAAGCTCCTTTATGAATCTTATCACCACCAGCAACAACAGCTTTACCAATGTAGCCAACAGCGCTGGTTACATTGATCGCACCAAGTGCTGTATTGGAATTTTTCGCAGTACCGTTTAATTCAGTAAGCTGCTCAAGTGAGGAGAACTGAGCTAACTGTGCAAGCATCTGGGTATCGTCAGAAGGTTTTAACGGGTTCTGATTCGACATCTGCGCCGTTAAAAGCTTCATAAAGTCATCCTTTCCAAGTTCTGACTTTGGAGCCCTTGCTGAGAGATCCCTTGAATGTGTTGAGTTCAAATATTCAGTTGTAGATACTTGCATGTGTTTTCTCCTCCTTGAGATTATTGACGTGCGATTAACAGGATGAAAGAATTCTTCTAAGCTCGAGAACTTCTGAACGACATTCACGGCATGATGCCATGTGCCCTTCAACTTCTTTTCTACGAGCTATCGGAAGTTTCTTATCAAGATACGCGGCGACATCATTGTGTCCGGGACAAGCTTCCTTGCTTGTTGAAAGCCCTTCCTCAATGGTTCCGCCGTAGACCAGCTCAAGCCAGCTTGAAGATTTTTTTTGATTTCATTTCGAATGCTCCTTACTTCTTGGCATGTTCACCTATAGGTACGAAAGAAGAGGGGCGGATCATCCATTAACCATTTCTAAAGTTTTCTAAAGTTTTCTTAATATTCACCTTTGGCCTCAAAATACTTCGACAAAACAATCGGTTAGACATAAAAAAAGAGCCGCATTACTGCGACTCTTTTAGACAATCTTTATGAAGATTAGGGTATTTTAACGACTGCGGCCTCGAGTAACCGCAAATTTCTTCGAATCAATTCCGTATTTTTTAACTTTGTAGTTAACGATACGATAACTAACGCGAAGGTCGCGTGCTGCCTGAAGCATATTGCCTCTAGCTTTTTTAAGAGCATCAACAAGAAGTTCCTGCTCAAATTTAGCCACAGCTTCGCAAAAAGAAAGATTTGAGTCTGTCGCAGTACTTTCCGCTGTCTGTAAAGAAGGCGGAAGGTGATATGTACGAATAACCTGCTCATCACAAACCAGAACAGCACGTTCGATGCAGTTCTTCAATTCACGGATGTTTCCAGGCCAATGGTATTGCATAAGCAAATCAATAGCTGGTGTGGAAATACGTTTAATGTTTCGTTCGTATTCTTCTGCATAGGTAGAAAGAAAATGCTCAGCAAGCGGCAGAATATCTTCACGACGCTCGCGAAGAGGCGGAATGAATACTGGGAACACATTAATACGATAGTACAAGTCTTCACGAAACTCGCCTTTTTCAACAAGCTCTTCCAGCGGACGATGCGTTGCACAAATAAGGCGTACATCTACGGACAATGTTTTTTCACTGCCGAGACGCTGAATTTCTTGCTCCTGAATTGCGCGCAGTACTTTTGCCTGAGCCGTAGGGCTTAACTCGCCTACTTCATCAAGGAACAACGTGCCGTTGTTTGCAAGCTCGAATAAGCCTTTTTTGTCCTGCACAGCACCGGTAAATGCACCCTTCTGATAGCCGAAAAGTTCACTTTCAACTAATTCAGACGGCAACGCAGCGCAGTTCAGCTTAATAAGCGGATTGTCACGACGAGGGCTAGCCTGATGAATAGCTTCAGCAAGTAATTCTTTACCAGTACCAGACTCACCGCGAAGCAATGCGGTAGCACGACTCGGGCCAACCTGAGAAATCTGGTTAAGCACAAGCTTCATAGATTTTGAGGCCACAATAATATTGGCGGGAGCAGCGTTAATATCCGCAAAATCTCCACCACCAAGACCCTGTGCCAGCATATGATTCTGACGCGCAATTTCTTCCTGCAAATATGTTGCATGGTTTGCAACCATACCTGCTACTACTTCCAAAAAGCGCGTTTGTCCTTCAAGACTTGCAGAGGTATCACTCGGCAAATCGACACTCAATGTACCAATAACTTCACCGGCAGAACCTTCACGGCCCGGAACGGTAATAGGCACACAAATAAATGCCAGCTCTGCCAGCTCTTCTTCCGTACGACCAAATGCTTTGTTCAAGAACGCAGGATGATCCTTCATTCTTGAAACGATAACAGGTGCACCGGTAGTAAATACCTGTCCTGTTACGCCAACACCCGGCTCGTATTCAATGGAATCGGCAGAATCGAGACCATGTGCGAGAGTCAGTTTAAGGGTGCGGGTTTCCGGATCAAAGATCACAATATGTGGTC belongs to Halodesulfovibrio sp. MK-HDV and includes:
- the flgL gene encoding flagellar hook-associated protein FlgL, which codes for MRISNSMIYTQSLNGMTSSMSEILRIGEQAASQKRINRPSDDPSGAAMVLDLQSHINSLAQYDENIQSAKGWLDTANEQLGTISKTIIRMQELANQGSTGTVTDQQRDLIATELRELQVQLIGLTNGDYAGNSLFAGAAINKPAYEVGLGATVKNANQTLVHSIKGDAKKSVAIKFPVPTATQNVGAAAIPFKFSEDGGATWKDTTIPAGAGTLSVQLGGVEVNFTAGEEIKQDTSMVIRPAAIYTGSIDGEAKSAYYGANPGLTPVAKGVFKSPIAIRIENDPSVSIPGTTPAPVLPAPPIGALEYSYSLDNGASWVRATASSDQFLNVPGGQVDIGGTGALLKGEQFLVNPIDSAIRVEISEGNSVQVNSVGSNFFGGIYSDKATGATEPVDGLDPERNIFEVVGNLIASLEMDDQDGVKKCLGDLKLANEHITTETGVLGGRQNRLNFALDAHSKSKMSTESRISSIQNIDVTAVTNESDRAKYIYKSVLSTSAKVMNLSLLDFLR
- a CDS encoding flagellar hook-associated protein FlgK: MSIYDLMSIGNNAMMNAKLGISVTSNNLSNENTKGYARTTVNYASRSPIMRNGLQFGTGAEAVNFNRHYNYFVEQQYLSSNGQQQFWNAKAETLYSVESLFKQGEKDYGLSAALDKYFSSWNALTQDADSSAYRMELSEYSNTLATMLHTMSASLKQEQQATDTAIELGVNDANGLMKDIAELNRGIMAQPENLILQDERDRKIRSLGELLPIKSIHQTDGSFTVITQAGQTLVDGINAFELVQKGPEATTNLATGSAFNGAIKFEGQSSQELKVEMLNTGAVGTAEFRISTDGGKTWLADESGVERKFQSGDVDNKVVVNGVSIWFEDSAPATDLSKADSFNVVAKDAVYWKKTTAHHVNITPLGGYGNEAGRLSGGRLGGLLAARDSGIASYRERMDAFTKELIWQTNYQHSQGAGLEHYKETISTNAVVDPTVALNKSNLTFGNKITDGTLSLQTYTAQGAPDGGRVEIPVTPGMSLQDLVDAINDTPTGAPKMLATIEGGKLKLNSRTADGSFEFAGDTSGVLAAMGLNTYFSGSSNADIELEARIKNDPKRINAGVVNGLGLVNSGDNTNATALHKLMDKAVTLDTIHTSTSTTFTKHLSALTALVGADMDGASRNKVYNETVSKDLEKRQQSEAGVNRDEELMNLTKYKSSFDAASKLITTANEMFDTILRLKS
- a CDS encoding flagellar hook protein FlgE — protein: MSVMGSMYTGISGLTTHAERMSVLGNNIANTSTVGFKSGNVQFEDLFYSSKTLGASVGQIGHGARVSSIYQDFSQGAYENTGSVTDVALGGRGFFMVNDSLNGSKFYTRAGNFNFNKEGYLVNPQGLRVQGWEAGKTEASVTKGAIGDLKLDSFQSEPKESSIVSLSINLSKKAVDKTTPAVAPTGTQATDMFALFSKWDGSASPTKPLGDDAYSYQKTINVFDKAGSAHEVTVYFDKARDKDGKLTWEYIVTTNPDEDGRTAMEVPAVVAPPAAAFTRKAKGLLMAGTMSFNSAGAMENMSAYTYDAGALATPANADAKASWKPAEFDENGFPIFTANFSNLTGVNDTNDVSSGEKPERIALDFGMSSKSATKQYVNATQTMADAETNVANIASIATADINKTNKSATSYDLASTTHSMNQDGYTAGFLQEVTVDRNGVVSGRYSNGRREELFVLGLADFANRQGLSLQGGNLFAQSTSSGEAVIGTANTGRLGTVSSNTLELSNVDMSRQMVKLITTQRGYQSNSKVITTSDEMLQEAINLKR
- a CDS encoding flagellar hook assembly protein FlgD gives rise to the protein MQVSTTEYLNSTHSRDLSARAPKSELGKDDFMKLLTAQMSNQNPLKPSDDTQMLAQLAQFSSLEQLTELNGTAKNSNTALGAINVTSAVGYIGKAVVAGGDKIHKGASGCSPVYYTVPDEVETVKAHVYDSSKRIVDTIVLPGTGKGEHTFTWDGTNSQGKLPEGQYSVGFEARDENGKLIKVGSKVAGKVTGVTSQDGKTVLELEGGRTVNLIDITRVEQPSTEDEEESKNENS
- a CDS encoding zf-HC2 domain-containing protein, whose protein sequence is MVYGGTIEEGLSTSKEACPGHNDVAAYLDKKLPIARRKEVEGHMASCRECRSEVLELRRILSSC
- a CDS encoding sigma 54-interacting transcriptional regulator, with amino-acid sequence MSVTTLQDDKLQPYMGTLQCIVSELGSQKPFQSTLKSLLQTLSENHNFRRPHIVIFDPETRTLKLTLAHGLDSADSIEYEPGVGVTGQVFTTGAPVIVSRMKDHPAFLNKAFGRTEEELAELAFICVPITVPGREGSAGEVIGTLSVDLPSDTSASLEGQTRFLEVVAGMVANHATYLQEEIARQNHMLAQGLGGGDFADINAAPANIIVASKSMKLVLNQISQVGPSRATALLRGESGTGKELLAEAIHQASPRRDNPLIKLNCAALPSELVESELFGYQKGAFTGAVQDKKGLFELANNGTLFLDEVGELSPTAQAKVLRAIQEQEIQRLGSEKTLSVDVRLICATHRPLEELVEKGEFREDLYYRINVFPVFIPPLRERREDILPLAEHFLSTYAEEYERNIKRISTPAIDLLMQYHWPGNIRELKNCIERAVLVCDEQVIRTYHLPPSLQTAESTATDSNLSFCEAVAKFEQELLVDALKKARGNMLQAARDLRVSYRIVNYKVKKYGIDSKKFAVTRGRSR